A single genomic interval of Nonomuraea rubra harbors:
- a CDS encoding sensor histidine kinase, whose translation MSPKTNGRRWPYPCSIRVRYALVVGALFLVILTVLGAVTISGIRHKIATELAEDMHLAVVDWVSRMRPGYIPPPNPVEPAARARYLQLVDSRGRVVVANADAAGKPPLSALRPAPGDGMQDFTACPSWSKGRCLLVTALRLEPHMPDAPLRDGPHYIYAGTVQPPALSMHYLEAGFGAAVLVASVMAGWVTWVVVGRTLRPVRAISAKMGEATAKDLTMRVPAPPGDDEIAQLARASNAYLDRLEEAVNAYRRFASMASHELRSPVTALRTQVEEALMYPGEVDAHAALRRTLDSTDRLEAIIDDLLAYTRVKDAPPEAYRPLDLAALVRDELAGLPPGGVRIRLRATGQPTVWGSRVQLSRVLNNLLVNARRHARSRVDVSVEQAGDQAVVIVQDDGAGIALEDRERVFTAFVRLPEGQRLDPGGSGLGLAISRETCRAHGGSLTVEDCTGGARFAVRLPLSEPAAGRPSGN comes from the coding sequence ATGTCACCGAAGACCAATGGGCGGCGCTGGCCCTACCCCTGCTCCATCCGCGTGCGTTATGCCCTCGTCGTAGGGGCGCTGTTCCTGGTCATTCTCACGGTACTCGGCGCCGTGACCATCTCCGGCATCCGCCACAAGATCGCCACGGAGCTTGCGGAGGACATGCACTTGGCCGTCGTCGACTGGGTCAGCAGGATGCGGCCCGGTTACATCCCGCCGCCGAATCCAGTCGAGCCGGCCGCGCGTGCCAGGTATCTCCAACTCGTTGACTCCCGGGGGCGCGTGGTGGTGGCCAATGCCGATGCTGCCGGAAAGCCGCCGCTGAGCGCGCTCAGGCCTGCCCCCGGCGACGGCATGCAGGACTTCACCGCGTGCCCGTCCTGGAGTAAGGGCAGATGCCTGCTGGTCACGGCCCTGCGACTCGAGCCCCACATGCCCGATGCGCCCTTGAGGGATGGACCGCACTACATCTACGCCGGTACGGTGCAGCCTCCCGCCCTGTCCATGCACTACCTGGAGGCCGGCTTCGGGGCCGCGGTCCTGGTCGCGTCCGTGATGGCCGGCTGGGTCACCTGGGTGGTGGTGGGCCGGACCTTGCGCCCGGTTCGGGCGATCAGCGCGAAGATGGGCGAGGCCACGGCGAAGGACCTGACCATGCGGGTCCCGGCACCACCGGGCGACGACGAGATCGCCCAGCTCGCCCGTGCCTCCAACGCCTACCTCGATCGGTTGGAGGAGGCGGTGAACGCCTACCGCCGGTTCGCCTCCATGGCCTCTCACGAGCTGAGGTCCCCGGTGACCGCGTTGCGCACCCAGGTGGAGGAGGCGCTGATGTACCCCGGCGAGGTGGACGCCCACGCGGCCTTGCGGCGCACGCTGGACAGCACGGATCGGCTCGAAGCGATCATCGACGACCTGCTGGCCTACACCCGGGTCAAGGACGCCCCACCGGAGGCGTACCGGCCGCTCGACCTGGCCGCCCTGGTCAGGGATGAGCTGGCCGGCCTGCCCCCTGGCGGGGTCCGGATCCGGTTGCGGGCGACCGGTCAGCCGACGGTATGGGGTTCGCGGGTGCAATTGAGCCGCGTGCTGAACAACCTTCTGGTCAACGCGCGGCGGCACGCCCGGTCACGGGTCGACGTTTCGGTCGAGCAAGCCGGCGACCAGGCCGTGGTGATCGTGCAGGATGACGGCGCCGGCATCGCCCTCGAGGATCGCGAGCGCGTCTTCACCGCCTTCGTCCGGCTACCGGAGGGGCAGCGCCTCGATCCGGGAGGCAGCGGGCTCGGGCTGGCCATCAGCCGGGAGACCTGCCGGGCCCATGGCGGGTCCCTCACCGTGGAGGACTGCACGGGCGGAGCCCGGTTCGCCGTCCGCCTGCCGCTGTCAGAACCGGCCGCCGGGCGCCCGTCGGGCAACTGA
- a CDS encoding prolyl oligopeptidase family serine peptidase codes for MSDISSPPIARVDVVRDVHHGITLEDAYRWMEADGEEFHRWLDGQAGHAREQLDALPRREELLTRIRELGGTLPQYSDFTPAGDRIFYLAREPGAGVLVLMVREPDGASRVLFDPDTVPGEAPHAIAWYVPSPDGRHIACAVFPSGSEESTIQVIDVGSGAILETIPPTTRFAFLSWLEDGRSFVFHRFVAPPAGAPPEQRRLDSRSFLHRLGTDPARDEVVLARGLNPHVELTPQDRPFLVVPPRGEWMLAIVSHGALGPWTSEQLSDCSLYVAPRAALADPATCPWRKVAGVADGVTAFATSHDTLYLVSHRDAPRSRVLAVPFAVPDLSRARVVVPAGERVVEAVRVVGDRLLVRDLDGGVHRVRHAPLSGGEPADLPLPVEGAIWEVTTHPERPEALLLAAGWTDAPRLYRYDGETLEDTGLAPRSPVDFGDVHARILHVPARDGTRIPLTVIHHKGLVLDGDNPVLLTGYGSHGMSELPEFRPEMLAWYERGGVYAVAHLRGGGAYGREWHEAGRGLRKETTITDFIDCAEHLIALGYTRPGRLAGEGVSAGGIPAGGALVRRPELWAAMAMQVPTVNATRIEFSENGPINVPEFGSVTTEDGLRGLLIADAYLRVEDSVPYPAVLLTTGRRDARVPPWQPAKLAARLQAAGASGRPVLLRVEEHGGHGAGSTREQEHALLADVLAFLLHAFEASR; via the coding sequence ATGAGCGACATCAGCAGCCCCCCGATCGCCCGAGTGGACGTGGTGCGCGACGTTCACCACGGCATCACGCTCGAGGACGCCTACCGGTGGATGGAGGCGGACGGCGAGGAGTTCCACCGCTGGCTCGACGGCCAGGCCGGCCATGCCCGCGAGCAGCTGGACGCCCTGCCACGCCGGGAGGAGCTGCTGACCCGGATCCGCGAGCTGGGCGGCACGCTCCCGCAGTACTCGGACTTCACGCCGGCGGGCGACAGGATCTTCTACCTGGCGCGCGAACCGGGCGCCGGCGTACTCGTGCTGATGGTGCGTGAGCCCGACGGAGCGAGCAGGGTCCTGTTCGACCCGGACACCGTGCCCGGCGAGGCGCCCCACGCCATCGCCTGGTACGTGCCCTCCCCCGACGGCCGCCACATCGCCTGCGCCGTCTTCCCGTCCGGGTCGGAGGAGAGCACGATCCAGGTCATTGACGTCGGCTCCGGTGCCATCCTGGAGACGATCCCGCCCACGACGCGCTTTGCCTTCCTGAGCTGGCTGGAGGACGGCCGGTCGTTCGTCTTCCACCGCTTCGTGGCTCCTCCGGCGGGCGCTCCGCCGGAGCAGCGCCGCCTGGACAGCCGTTCCTTCCTGCACCGGCTGGGCACCGACCCGGCGCGGGATGAGGTGGTGCTGGCGCGCGGGCTCAACCCCCACGTCGAGCTGACCCCGCAGGATCGGCCCTTCCTCGTGGTGCCGCCGCGCGGTGAGTGGATGCTGGCGATCGTCTCCCACGGCGCACTCGGCCCCTGGACCAGCGAGCAGTTGAGCGATTGCTCGCTGTACGTGGCGCCACGAGCCGCGCTCGCCGATCCGGCCACCTGCCCGTGGCGGAAGGTGGCGGGCGTGGCGGACGGTGTTACCGCCTTCGCCACCAGCCACGACACCCTCTATCTGGTCTCCCATCGGGACGCGCCCCGCTCCCGCGTGCTGGCCGTTCCGTTTGCCGTCCCGGATCTGTCTCGAGCCCGGGTGGTCGTGCCCGCGGGTGAGCGCGTGGTGGAGGCGGTGCGGGTCGTCGGCGACCGGCTGCTGGTGCGCGATCTCGACGGTGGCGTCCATCGGGTACGGCATGCGCCCCTGTCCGGCGGCGAGCCCGCCGACCTCCCGCTGCCGGTGGAGGGCGCCATCTGGGAGGTGACCACCCACCCGGAACGGCCCGAGGCCCTGCTGCTGGCGGCCGGCTGGACAGACGCGCCGCGGCTCTACCGCTACGACGGCGAAACCCTGGAGGACACCGGGCTGGCGCCCCGCTCACCGGTCGACTTCGGCGACGTGCACGCCCGCATCCTGCATGTGCCCGCGAGGGACGGAACGCGGATCCCGCTCACCGTCATCCACCACAAGGGCCTGGTGCTGGACGGCGACAACCCGGTCCTGCTCACCGGCTATGGCTCTCATGGCATGTCCGAGCTGCCCGAGTTCCGTCCGGAGATGCTCGCCTGGTACGAGCGCGGCGGCGTCTACGCCGTTGCGCACCTGCGCGGTGGCGGCGCCTATGGCCGGGAGTGGCACGAGGCCGGGCGTGGCCTGCGCAAGGAGACCACCATCACGGACTTCATCGACTGCGCCGAGCACCTCATCGCCCTGGGCTACACCCGGCCGGGACGGCTGGCGGGCGAGGGCGTCAGCGCCGGCGGCATCCCCGCCGGCGGCGCGCTGGTGCGCCGGCCGGAGCTGTGGGCTGCCATGGCGATGCAGGTGCCGACGGTCAACGCCACACGGATCGAGTTCAGCGAGAACGGGCCGATCAACGTGCCGGAGTTCGGCAGCGTCACCACTGAGGATGGCCTGCGCGGTCTGCTGATCGCCGATGCCTACCTGCGGGTCGAGGACAGCGTGCCGTACCCGGCGGTGCTGCTGACCACCGGACGGCGCGACGCGCGGGTGCCGCCGTGGCAGCCGGCGAAGCTGGCCGCCCGCCTGCAGGCGGCCGGCGCCTCCGGCCGGCCGGTGCTGCTGCGTGTTGAGGAGCACGGCGGTCACGGCGCCGGCTCGACCCGAGAGCAGGAGCATGCCCTGCTCGCTGATGTGCTGGCCTTCCTGTTGCACGCCTTCGAGGCGTCACGATGA
- a CDS encoding ROK family transcriptional regulator, whose amino-acid sequence MATPRNRAGSVRAADLRWRSALAVLDEMRREPGVTRAAVARRLGLSTGSATEITSRLRDLALLAETPAAATSRGRPTSVLTPHPDGPVVIAVDLRQEDWRCAVAPLDGKPDVAEAGTHRSRDPEQVVDTVAQAVRRLHRRYGDRVRAICVAIAATVQHGRVVQSAVLGWDAVDLAALTADPRVPLLIGNDATLAGLAEARQGAAAGAATVLHLTVEVGVGGTLVVDGRPMHGATGAGGEFGHLPFGDPRLRCPCGARGCWDLAVDGRAIARRLGEPAPRDPRTYAEQALARTPADPAVRAAVAHAARALARGLAGLINALDPAVVTLGSLAESLRAAAEPEFTAALADGLMRFRRPNPPPVLAAALGRDGALHGAVVTALDHVLTEEGLAAWAAQCSSHPPA is encoded by the coding sequence ATGGCAACCCCACGCAACCGGGCCGGGTCCGTGCGCGCCGCGGATCTCCGCTGGCGCAGCGCCCTGGCCGTGCTGGACGAGATGCGCCGCGAACCGGGCGTGACCAGGGCGGCCGTGGCGCGGCGGCTCGGTCTCAGCACCGGCTCGGCCACGGAGATCACCTCCCGGTTGCGCGACCTTGCCCTGCTCGCCGAGACCCCTGCCGCCGCGACCTCGCGGGGCCGTCCGACGAGTGTGCTCACCCCTCACCCGGACGGGCCCGTCGTGATCGCTGTGGACCTCCGCCAGGAGGACTGGCGATGCGCGGTCGCCCCGCTCGACGGAAAGCCCGACGTCGCGGAGGCGGGCACTCACCGCAGCCGTGACCCCGAGCAGGTGGTCGACACGGTCGCGCAGGCGGTGAGGCGCCTGCACCGCCGCTATGGCGACCGCGTCCGGGCGATCTGCGTGGCGATCGCCGCGACCGTGCAACACGGCAGGGTCGTCCAGTCCGCCGTGCTCGGCTGGGACGCGGTGGACCTGGCGGCACTGACGGCCGATCCGCGCGTGCCGCTGCTGATCGGCAACGACGCAACGCTCGCGGGCCTTGCCGAGGCCCGGCAGGGCGCCGCGGCGGGAGCGGCGACCGTCCTGCACCTCACTGTGGAAGTGGGCGTCGGCGGCACCCTGGTCGTCGACGGCCGGCCCATGCACGGAGCCACAGGCGCCGGCGGGGAGTTCGGGCACCTTCCGTTCGGCGATCCCCGCCTGCGCTGCCCCTGCGGCGCCCGGGGCTGCTGGGATCTGGCGGTCGACGGCCGCGCCATCGCCCGCCGGCTGGGTGAGCCCGCGCCCCGAGACCCCCGCACGTACGCCGAGCAGGCCCTTGCCCGCACCCCGGCGGACCCGGCCGTCCGCGCCGCCGTCGCCCACGCCGCCCGCGCACTGGCCCGCGGTCTCGCCGGGTTGATCAACGCCCTGGATCCCGCCGTCGTCACCCTGGGCAGCCTGGCGGAGTCACTGCGGGCCGCGGCCGAGCCCGAGTTCACCGCCGCCCTCGCCGACGGCCTCATGCGCTTCCGCCGCCCGAACCCGCCCCCTGTGCTCGCCGCCGCCCTCGGTCGCGACGGGGCACTCCACGGGGCGGTGGTGACCGCTCTCGACCACGTCCTCACCGAAGAAGGCCTTGCTGCCTGGGCGGCACAGTGCTCCTCCCACCCCCCGGCATAG
- a CDS encoding epoxide hydrolase family protein, producing MSDRVTPFRLDVPEPVLADLRERLRRTRWPEKETAGDWSQGVPLDYLRELCRYWADEYDWRATERRLNSLPQFRTSIDGLGIHFLHVRSPHENALPLVLTHGWPGSIVEFLKVIGPLTDPAAYGGDARDAFHVVCPSLPGYGFSDKPDRRGWGVERIAGAWITLMARLGYDRYGAAGSDWGTTVTTLIGLRDPAHVAGIHLVPPLAAPDPATFGDLTAAERAALADLERGQEDEDGYSLEQSTRPQTIGYGLVDSPALLCAWIIEKFRSWTDCDGRPENALTRDELLDNLMFYWLPGTGASAARLYWESFKQVQRLFTAETTDMVTVPAGCSIFPKENPRPSRRWAEKRFTTILHWNEPDRGGHFAAFEQPCLFAEELRTFFRMLR from the coding sequence ATGTCCGACCGCGTGACCCCGTTCCGTCTTGACGTGCCCGAGCCCGTACTGGCCGACCTGCGCGAACGGCTGCGGCGCACGCGCTGGCCCGAGAAGGAGACGGCCGGGGACTGGTCGCAGGGTGTCCCGCTGGACTACCTGCGCGAGTTGTGCCGGTACTGGGCCGATGAGTACGACTGGCGGGCCACCGAACGGCGCCTGAACTCGCTGCCACAGTTCCGCACCTCCATCGACGGCCTCGGGATCCACTTCCTGCACGTCCGCTCGCCCCACGAGAACGCGCTGCCGCTCGTCCTGACCCACGGATGGCCGGGCTCGATCGTGGAGTTCCTCAAAGTGATCGGACCGCTCACCGACCCGGCCGCCTACGGCGGCGACGCCCGCGACGCCTTCCACGTCGTCTGCCCATCCCTGCCCGGATACGGCTTCAGCGACAAACCGGACCGCCGGGGCTGGGGCGTCGAGCGGATCGCCGGCGCCTGGATCACGCTGATGGCCCGCCTCGGCTACGACCGCTACGGCGCGGCAGGCTCCGACTGGGGCACGACCGTCACCACGCTCATCGGCCTGCGGGATCCCGCCCACGTGGCGGGCATCCACCTCGTCCCGCCGCTGGCGGCCCCGGATCCGGCCACGTTCGGCGACCTCACCGCCGCCGAACGGGCCGCTCTCGCCGACCTGGAACGAGGCCAGGAGGACGAGGACGGCTACTCGCTGGAGCAGTCCACCCGCCCGCAGACCATCGGCTACGGGCTCGTCGACTCACCGGCACTGCTGTGCGCCTGGATCATCGAGAAGTTCCGGTCCTGGACCGACTGCGACGGCCGCCCCGAGAACGCCCTCACCCGCGACGAACTCCTCGACAACCTCATGTTCTACTGGCTGCCCGGAACCGGCGCCTCCGCCGCCCGGCTCTACTGGGAGAGCTTCAAACAGGTCCAGCGGCTCTTCACCGCCGAGACCACGGACATGGTCACCGTCCCGGCAGGGTGCTCGATCTTCCCCAAGGAGAACCCGCGGCCATCCCGCCGGTGGGCCGAGAAGCGCTTCACCACCATCCTGCACTGGAATGAACCGGACAGGGGCGGTCACTTCGCCGCGTTCGAGCAGCCCTGCCTGTTCGCCGAGGAACTACGAACCTTCTTCCGCATGCTCCGCTGA
- a CDS encoding aminoglycoside phosphotransferase family protein, which yields MTGTEIEITADLVRDLLQEQHPDLAGLAIREVAGGWGNQMWRLGDELAVRMQRMDPTPELQLKERRWLPVLAPRLPLPVPIPVRFGEPSERFPKHWTVMTWVPGEPLDHGSISRGAHAADTLASFLQALHAEAPAEAPASSDLGAHPKRCTGGFEQFLQAIDPDTVGDVRAVRSVWDDAVAAPEWEGPPVWVHGDLHPANVVVSGGTLSGVIDFGSLFAGDPAWDLAAAWLLLPAGTAARFFDAYAHADEAAIRRARGLAAMKSLFLMLMGQNGDRGLPGGKPHWGPAGRAALDRVLIGARSAGAGITAPADVVRRPA from the coding sequence ATGACCGGCACCGAGATTGAGATCACCGCAGACCTGGTCCGCGACCTGCTGCAGGAGCAACATCCAGACCTTGCGGGGCTGGCCATCCGCGAGGTGGCGGGCGGTTGGGGCAACCAGATGTGGCGCCTCGGGGACGAGCTGGCCGTGCGCATGCAGCGCATGGACCCCACCCCGGAGCTTCAGCTCAAGGAGCGGCGGTGGCTACCCGTACTGGCCCCGCGCCTGCCGCTCCCGGTGCCGATCCCGGTGCGGTTCGGCGAACCGTCCGAGCGCTTCCCCAAGCACTGGACCGTGATGACGTGGGTTCCCGGCGAGCCGCTGGACCACGGCTCGATCAGCCGCGGCGCCCACGCGGCCGACACGCTGGCGAGCTTCCTCCAGGCGCTCCATGCGGAGGCGCCCGCCGAGGCCCCGGCCAGTTCGGACCTCGGCGCTCACCCCAAGAGGTGCACGGGTGGCTTCGAGCAGTTCTTGCAGGCCATTGACCCCGATACCGTCGGCGATGTCCGCGCCGTCCGGTCTGTCTGGGACGACGCCGTCGCGGCCCCCGAGTGGGAGGGCCCGCCGGTGTGGGTGCACGGCGACCTCCATCCCGCGAATGTCGTCGTCTCGGGCGGAACGCTCTCGGGCGTGATCGATTTCGGCTCCTTGTTCGCCGGCGATCCCGCGTGGGACCTCGCCGCCGCGTGGTTGCTGCTCCCCGCGGGCACGGCCGCACGGTTCTTCGACGCGTACGCGCATGCGGACGAGGCGGCGATCCGGCGCGCCCGCGGGCTGGCCGCCATGAAGAGCCTCTTCCTGATGCTCATGGGGCAGAACGGAGATCGGGGCCTTCCCGGCGGCAAGCCTCACTGGGGACCTGCGGGCCGGGCGGCACTTGATCGTGTCCTGATTGGAGCCAGATCGGCTGGCGCCGGCATCACCGCGCCCGCGGATGTAGTCCGTCGGCCCGCATGA